One Vanessa atalanta chromosome 20, ilVanAtal1.2, whole genome shotgun sequence genomic window carries:
- the LOC125071852 gene encoding uncharacterized protein LOC125071852, with protein sequence MGRHIVFFLMLFCVFTLCEMRKKTMDYPTEKQLTLQRKETTPVDFTRLLVMRVVYGLAKAMGFQEPISEVLNGALVPPGADDDDDFDDDDDDDIFSDY encoded by the coding sequence ATGGGGCGccatattgtatttttcttgATGCTGTTTTGTGTGTTTACATTGTGTGAAATGAGGAAAAAAACAATGGATTATCCGACTGAGAAGCAGCTTACCTTACAAAGGAAGGAGACTACACCAGTTGACTTTACGAGGCTATTGGTGATGAGAGTTGTTTACGGGTTGGCTAAAGCGATGGGTTTCCAGGAGCCAATTAGTGAAGTACTGAACGGAGCACTCGTTCCGCCAGGAGCTGATGATGACGACGACttcgatgatgatgatgatgatgacatcTTCAGTGATTATTGA
- the LOC125071851 gene encoding structure-specific endonuclease subunit SLX1 homolog has translation MTEPEIVDDFYGVYLLYNINPKFKGRTYIGYTRDPNRRIMQHNRGTWAGGAHRTSNRGPWKMVLIIHGFPNNISALRFEWAWQNPNKTTRLQHLDLKRIPRKETEFQFKLRVLSEMLRVGPWYRLPLVIRWLENDYFEEFPPERIPPDHMIICHGPIKSRNLKKSKPKNTIVPTIECLICSESLKCTEKLTCTNPNCNLVAHICCLAEIFLSPGEYIPIAGRCPFCNVKLKWGDLIRTMRGCNQLTTNDDGVEREVDDELDEDVICTQDKGFVDNPSWFLDCNEDL, from the exons ATGACGGAGCCAGAAATTGTGGATGACTTTTATGGAGTCTACCTTCTATATAACATTAATCCGAAATTTAAAGGACGAACTTATATAGGGTACACGAGAGACCCAAATAGGAGAATTATGCAACATAATCGAGGCACTTGGGCCGGCGGAGCTCATCGAACAAGTAACAGAGGTCCTTG GAAAATGGTTTTGATTATTCATGGTTTCCCAAACAACATCTCAGCATTAAGA tttGAATGGGCATGgcaaaatccaaataaaacaacaaGACTGCAGCATCTCGACTTGAAAAGAATACCTCGAAAAGAAACagagtttcaatttaaattaagagtTTTATCTGAAATGCTCAGAGTTGGTCCTTGGTATCGATTGCCTTTGGTGATAAGGTGGTTGGAAAATGACTACTTTGAAGAATTTCCA ccTGAAAGAATACCTCCAGATCATATGATAATCTGTCATGGTCCAATAAAAAGTAGAAACCTCAAGAAATCCAAACCAAAAAATACAATAGTACCTACTATAGAATGCTTAATATGCTCCGAGTCTTTAAAATGTACTGAAAAATTGACCTGTACGAACCCCAATTGTAATTTAGTTGCCCATATATGTTGCCTGGCCGAAATATTTCTCTCTCCCGGAGAGTATATACCTATAGCTGGCCGTTGTCCATTTtgcaatgttaaattaaaatggggTGACTTGATACGGACAATGAGAGGATGTAATCAATTGACCACAAACGATGATGGGGTGGAAAGGGAAGTTGATGATGAATTGGATGAAGATGTAATATGTACTCAAGATAAGGGATTTGTTGATAATCCTTCTTGGTTCCTTGATTGTAACGaagatttatga